A region of the Lycium barbarum isolate Lr01 chromosome 1, ASM1917538v2, whole genome shotgun sequence genome:
AAATGTGCGCTCTACTACATTTCTACAAGAAGAATGTAAATAGTTAAATTTCTCAATGCGTCCTCTTGGATCTCGCAATTGTCGAGTTGCACCGCGGCGAAATTCAGCTAGGTGATATCTTACATTATTTCCTTTGTATGGAGCCATGTATCCTTTCACGTGTGAATATCCTGCATCAACTAGATAATATTTGTTTCCGCGTGGATGTGGAAAGTTGAGCTCTTCTCTACGAAGGGCCTCAGCAAATATACGACTATCGTGAGCTGCTCCTTCCCACCCAGCCCATGCAAATGTAAAACACATATTAAAATCAACAACGGCGAGAATATTCTGAGTCGGATAACATTTACGTCCAATATATGGTATCTCTTGACCTTGCGGTAATCTAGCTTTAACATGTGTGCCATCAATTGCTCCAATACAGTCCTACAAGAAGTGAATGTAAAATAAGAAACTTGAGATCCATTTTTTTCTCGTTAAATTCTAAGGGGCAAGAAACTATCATAAAGCTTTTATTATATAAGGGTAGTAAAGATACAATGCAGAATAACAAATTATCATAAACGGGTTACTTACTTTAAAGAAAGGGAGATATCTTTGTTTACATGGCTTGTGAGCATCGCAACCATCATTATAATTTGGATGTGGTTGAATGATATCTCTTGCAAGCTTACAAACGGCCTTTAAAACACTATGAAAGTGTCTATGAATTGTCTCTCCAGAATGTTGAAAGATATCTTGTATCATTCGATTTCCAACTCCATGTGCACAAGTCATCAAGAATATGCCTAACATTTCATGTATAGACATTCCACGAGTGGGTTTAAGCCCATATTTATCAGTTAGGTCATTGGATAGATCAATGAACACCGCCTTCTTCAGTCGGAAATTTTCATAACAACGAGTCTCATTTCCTCGTAATATCTCTTGAATAAACTCATTTCCAGAGTGCATTGATGTACGACAAGGTTCTTTCCATAGGTATTTTTCATAATACATCAAAATGTATTTACCTGTTATATGACATAAAGCCATCCGCTCCTTCTCATCTTGCTCTCTCCGAATCTCTTCTAGTTCTTGATCTTCGTCatctaacaaatcacttaaatgaGGAGATACCACATTGCTAATATCCCAACTCTCCATTTAACTGAAAATGGAAATGGCTCAAATTAGTAAAGAATGAAAGTTTTTCCAACAACCCAATTTCAAGATTTTTTAGAAACTCCATTGTTTCAATGCACTCATATCTATCTTCGGAAAATCACGTAAATCTCAAATTTCCACATTCATTAAagtcaacacaacaacaataaccataaggTCTAAGGATACAACCACAACGTCAACACAACATTAACAATACATAAAGTTTACACGTACAACCATAAGATTTAGGGATACAACCGCAATGTCTAAACAAGAAGCAATAAGTAAAGTTTACACGCACAACCATAATGTTCGAACATTAAACAATAAAAACATTTAACCATAGCAACGCAATCATCCCATTTTCTCAAGGTGTAACTGATAGTTATACTCCAACCAAGATTTCCAAGCTTCATCAGTTTCCATCTTAAGAAACAGTTGACGTGCATCCTTCTTAAGAAACATGTTGCAAACATAGTTGTACTTTCCACTCCCAGCAGGAATATCAGAAAAATTTGCCAACATATTCATACACTTATCGATGACGGGATCATCTACTGAAGGGGATGTAGCAGTGCTTTTACTAGATATAAACTCCACTAGAGAGTGTACATCCTCTCTCATTGATGCCGCACTAgattttgccttttttttttttttttgacttgatTGCTAGTGCCAGTATCATCAATTGAACCTTGTCTTTTAAGTGACGACTTAGGAAACATAATTGAATCTACATTCTGTATATCATCACTTTCATCATTCCCTTCATCACTAGGATTGATAAAGTGTTCTTTGTCATAGCCACC
Encoded here:
- the LOC132609519 gene encoding uncharacterized protein LOC132609519 translates to MESWDISNVVSPHLSDLLDDEDQELEEIRREQDEKERMALCHITGKYILMYYEKYLWKEPCRTSMHSGNEFIQEILRGNETRCYENFRLKKAVFIDLSNDLTDKYGLKPTRGMSIHEMLGIFLMTCAHGVGNRMIQDIFQHSGETIHRHFHSVLKAVCKLARDIIQPHPNYNDGCDAHKPCKQRYLPFFKDCIGAIDGTHVKARLPQGQEIPYIGRKCYPTQNILAVVDFNMCFTFAWAGWEGAAHDSRIFAEALRREELNFPHPRGNKYYLVDAGYSHVKGYMAPYKGNNVRYHLAEFRRGATRQLRDPRGRIEKFNYLHSSCRNVVERTFGVWKARWSILRDMPYYHIDTQRNIVLATMAIHNYIRKKCNVDDAFQTTENESYIPSVDSNDIGTTSRANDVDVEDVGEQNDVYWMEFRDMIASDISNA